A stretch of Pseudomonas sp. CCC3.1 DNA encodes these proteins:
- a CDS encoding GNAT family N-acetyltransferase, whose amino-acid sequence MSHVVIVQADYTNPVHAQALRDILNHYAKDPMGGGEALSPQVLEQLPGELAKRAHAFSVLAFVDDKAAGLVNCFEGFSTFAGQPLVNVHDVSVVDTYRGLGLSQRMLEKVEAIARERGCCKITLEVLEGNSVAQCAYRKFGFSEGQLDPAHGRMLFWNKYL is encoded by the coding sequence ATGTCACACGTTGTAATCGTGCAAGCAGACTATACAAACCCGGTTCATGCCCAAGCACTGAGGGATATTTTGAACCACTACGCCAAAGACCCGATGGGTGGCGGTGAAGCGTTATCCCCACAGGTGCTAGAGCAACTGCCTGGCGAGTTGGCCAAGCGTGCGCATGCATTCAGCGTGCTGGCTTTTGTGGATGACAAGGCCGCTGGCTTGGTCAACTGTTTTGAAGGCTTTTCGACGTTTGCTGGCCAGCCTCTGGTCAATGTGCATGACGTTTCAGTGGTCGATACCTATCGCGGCCTGGGCTTGAGCCAGAGAATGCTGGAGAAGGTTGAAGCCATTGCCCGCGAGCGCGGCTGCTGCAAGATCACCCTCGAAGTGCTTGAAGGCAACTCGGTGGCTCAATGTGCTTATCGCAAGTTCGGATTCAGCGAGGGTCAACTCGATCCGGCTCACGGGCGCATGCTGTTCTGGAACAAGTACCTGTAG
- the gnd gene encoding phosphogluconate dehydrogenase (NAD(+)-dependent, decarboxylating) — MQLGIIGLGRMGGNIARRLMLNGHTTVVFDRNTDFVSALEQDGATGVADLPALVAGLAKPRAVWVMLPSGAPTEDTIDTLSQLLDADDIIIDGGNTFYKDDIRRSKALAEKGIRYVDVGTSGGVWGLERGYCMMIGGDTEVVKHLDPLFAALAPGLGNIPRTKDRVSDDDRAERGYIHAGPAGAGHFVKMVHNGIEYGLMQAYAEGFNLMKMKGGENLPEEQRFDLNLGDIAEVWRRGSVVSSWLLDLTADALATDAPLDGYSGAVADSGEGRWTIEAAMEQSTPVPVLSNALFARYSSRQQSLYGDKLLSAMRFGFGGHVETPKK; from the coding sequence ATGCAGTTGGGAATTATTGGATTGGGCCGTATGGGCGGTAACATCGCACGGCGTCTGATGCTCAATGGGCATACAACCGTGGTTTTTGACCGCAATACCGACTTTGTCAGTGCTCTGGAACAGGACGGCGCCACGGGCGTTGCCGACTTGCCTGCGCTGGTTGCTGGCCTGGCCAAGCCCCGCGCTGTGTGGGTCATGCTGCCATCTGGCGCGCCGACCGAAGACACTATCGACACCCTGAGCCAACTGCTCGACGCCGATGACATCATCATTGATGGCGGCAACACCTTCTATAAAGACGATATTCGCCGTTCCAAAGCGCTGGCTGAGAAAGGCATTCGTTATGTCGACGTCGGCACTTCGGGCGGCGTTTGGGGCCTGGAACGTGGCTACTGCATGATGATCGGCGGTGACACCGAGGTGGTTAAACACCTGGACCCGCTGTTCGCTGCGTTGGCACCGGGCCTGGGTAATATTCCTCGCACCAAAGATCGTGTGTCTGATGATGATCGCGCAGAGCGCGGCTACATCCACGCAGGTCCGGCGGGCGCGGGGCATTTCGTCAAGATGGTGCACAACGGTATTGAGTACGGCTTGATGCAGGCGTATGCCGAAGGCTTCAACCTGATGAAGATGAAAGGCGGTGAGAACCTGCCTGAAGAACAACGTTTTGACTTAAATCTGGGCGATATTGCTGAAGTGTGGCGTCGTGGCAGCGTGGTCTCGTCCTGGTTGCTGGATCTGACTGCTGATGCACTGGCCACTGATGCACCGCTGGACGGTTACTCGGGCGCGGTGGCAGACAGCGGTGAAGGCCGTTGGACCATCGAAGCTGCCATGGAGCAATCGACCCCGGTACCTGTTTTGTCAAATGCCTTGTTTGCCCGCTACAGCTCACGCCAGCAAAGCCTCTATGGCGACAAATTGTTGTCGGCCATGCGCTTTGGTTTTGGCGGCCACGTGGAGACGCCTAAAAAATGA
- a CDS encoding response regulator transcription factor, which yields MHRVLIADDHSLIRLAVRMLLESLGHTVVAEATNGIDTVQLARQHAVDLIVLDITMPGLDGLDVIGRIKASGLACQILVLTSQSALFYSQRCMKAGAAGFITKSQDLSELGRAVKLIKDGYTFFPNLAISSVRSGDATLTDPEMIERLSARELSILQQLARGLSNNKIAEDMNLSTKTVSTYKTRLKEKLNIGSVVYLADFAKRNGLI from the coding sequence ATGCATAGGGTATTGATTGCGGATGATCATTCTTTAATTCGTTTGGCTGTGCGAATGCTCCTGGAAAGCCTGGGGCACACCGTCGTGGCAGAAGCGACTAATGGAATTGATACGGTGCAATTGGCGCGCCAGCATGCGGTGGACCTGATCGTGCTGGATATCACCATGCCGGGGCTGGATGGCCTGGATGTGATTGGCCGGATCAAGGCGTCAGGGTTGGCGTGCCAGATTCTGGTGCTCACCTCTCAATCGGCGCTTTTTTACTCACAGCGTTGCATGAAGGCCGGGGCGGCCGGGTTTATCACTAAAAGTCAGGACCTCAGTGAGTTGGGGAGGGCGGTCAAATTGATCAAGGACGGTTATACGTTCTTCCCTAATCTAGCGATCAGTTCAGTTCGCAGTGGTGACGCAACATTGACGGATCCGGAAATGATTGAGCGTTTATCCGCACGCGAGTTAAGTATTTTGCAACAACTTGCCCGAGGCTTGAGCAATAATAAAATTGCTGAGGATATGAACTTAAGCACCAAAACCGTCAGTACGTATAAAACGCGTTTAAAAGAAAAGTTGAATATTGGTTCTGTTGTGTATTTGGCAGACTTTGCCAAGCGCAATGGCTTGATTTAA
- a CDS encoding HAD family hydrolase — protein sequence MNTVKHDAIELVLCDMDGTLLKPDHSISPRNLAAVKALQAAGVHFTLATGRPPKGMRDQVKQLGIELPTAAFNGGVLMNANGTCLQSHRLPLEAVHTTLKLLAPHEEVEVWVFADDEWLLRDPHRPMVAREQNSLGYAPRVVQDFEPFSRRVDKIVATCSNVSLLAGLELQLQDALKGLASASRSQAHYLDVTAPQANKGDALVTLAGHLRVPLERTMVIGDGGNDLAMFQRAGISVAMGQASDEVRQQAMQVTGSNVDDGVAQAIERYVLQPLRGF from the coding sequence ATAAATACGGTGAAGCACGACGCAATTGAATTGGTCCTGTGTGACATGGATGGCACCTTGCTGAAGCCTGATCACAGCATCAGCCCTCGCAATTTGGCCGCGGTGAAGGCGTTGCAGGCCGCTGGTGTACATTTCACCTTGGCCACTGGCCGTCCACCCAAAGGCATGCGCGATCAGGTCAAGCAGTTGGGGATTGAACTGCCAACAGCGGCTTTTAATGGCGGGGTGCTGATGAATGCCAACGGCACTTGCTTGCAATCGCACCGCTTGCCGCTTGAGGCGGTGCATACAACCCTGAAATTGCTGGCGCCCCACGAAGAGGTCGAAGTCTGGGTATTTGCCGACGATGAGTGGTTATTACGTGACCCGCATCGGCCGATGGTGGCTCGGGAGCAGAATTCATTGGGTTACGCCCCGCGCGTCGTGCAGGACTTTGAGCCGTTTAGTCGTCGCGTCGACAAGATTGTGGCGACCTGCAGCAATGTATCGTTGCTGGCTGGGCTTGAACTCCAGTTGCAGGACGCATTGAAAGGCCTGGCGTCGGCCAGTCGCTCGCAAGCCCATTATCTGGATGTGACGGCCCCTCAGGCGAACAAGGGTGATGCACTGGTCACGTTGGCGGGCCATTTAAGGGTGCCGCTGGAGCGCACGATGGTCATCGGTGATGGCGGCAATGATCTCGCGATGTTCCAACGTGCAGGGATTTCGGTGGCAATGGGTCAGGCTAGCGATGAGGTTCGCCAGCAGGCAATGCAGGTCACTGGCAGCAATGTCGATGACGGAGTTGCACAAGCCATTGAGCGTTACGTCCTGCAACCTTTAAGGGGATTTTGA
- a CDS encoding phosphoethanolamine transferase CptA, which yields MGLFKRSSTSAKGFDWAGFGWLFLFFWYFSGITQLLIQLTGTSGFSGFRQAFVMSALWLAPMLLFPARTRIMAAVIGVVLWACSMASLGYFFIYQQEFSQSVIFIMFESNPSEAGEYMTQYFAWWMVLAFLAHTAFAVFLWTRLRPVYLPRAQAWAAAMAILIAVVGYPLIKQTLKHDTFASALESFESRVEPAVPWQMVVAYRRYLQQLDSMQGMLASASKIPPLTNLKDEEAGKPTTLVLVIGESTNRQRMSLYGYSRETTPNLDKLRDQLAIFDNVVTPRPYTIEALQQVLTFADEEHPDLYLSTPSLVSVMKQAGYKTFWVTNQQTMTKRNTMLTTFSEQADQQVYLNNNRNQNARQYDGDVLEPFNKILADSAPRKLIVIHLLGTHMSYQYRYPPTFDKFKDRTGAPAGLSDDQVPTYNSYDNAVLYNDFVVSSLIKDFAKTDPNGFLLYLSDHGEDVFDSAGHDTLGRNEAKPTAPMYTIPFMAWASPKWRESHAWNFASDLGRPYSSSQLIHTWADLAGLSANELDDKKSLVSDQFVARPQLIGDPYSRPQKALIDFSLLKPKPAAPQNVVTQ from the coding sequence ATGGGGTTGTTTAAACGCAGTAGCACGTCTGCGAAGGGTTTCGACTGGGCAGGTTTCGGCTGGCTTTTTCTGTTCTTCTGGTACTTTTCCGGCATCACCCAGTTGCTGATACAGCTCACCGGCACCTCCGGCTTTTCAGGTTTTCGCCAAGCGTTTGTCATGAGCGCCCTCTGGCTGGCACCGATGCTGCTGTTTCCGGCCCGCACCCGAATCATGGCGGCAGTGATTGGCGTCGTGCTGTGGGCCTGCTCCATGGCCAGCCTTGGCTACTTCTTCATCTACCAGCAAGAGTTCTCGCAAAGCGTCATCTTCATCATGTTCGAGTCGAACCCCTCTGAGGCCGGCGAGTACATGACTCAATACTTTGCCTGGTGGATGGTGCTGGCGTTCCTTGCCCATACTGCTTTCGCCGTCTTCCTCTGGACCCGCCTGCGCCCGGTGTACCTGCCCCGCGCTCAGGCCTGGGCCGCAGCAATGGCGATTTTGATCGCCGTGGTCGGCTACCCGCTGATTAAACAAACCCTTAAACACGACACGTTTGCCTCAGCCCTTGAAAGCTTTGAAAGCCGGGTTGAGCCCGCAGTGCCGTGGCAGATGGTGGTCGCGTACCGTCGCTATCTGCAACAGTTGGACAGCATGCAAGGCATGCTCGCCAGCGCCAGCAAAATTCCACCCCTGACTAACCTCAAAGATGAAGAAGCTGGCAAGCCCACCACCCTGGTGCTGGTTATCGGTGAATCCACCAACCGTCAGCGCATGAGCCTGTATGGCTACTCGCGTGAAACCACACCTAACCTCGACAAGTTGCGCGACCAACTGGCGATCTTTGACAACGTTGTCACACCACGCCCATATACCATCGAAGCCTTGCAGCAAGTGCTGACGTTTGCTGACGAAGAACACCCGGATCTGTACCTCAGTACGCCATCGCTGGTCAGCGTGATGAAACAAGCGGGTTACAAAACCTTCTGGGTCACCAACCAGCAAACCATGACCAAACGCAACACCATGCTCACCACGTTCTCCGAGCAGGCAGACCAGCAGGTCTACCTCAACAACAACCGCAACCAGAACGCCCGCCAGTACGACGGCGACGTGCTGGAGCCGTTCAATAAAATTCTGGCTGACAGCGCGCCACGCAAATTGATCGTGATTCACCTGCTCGGCACCCACATGAGCTACCAGTACCGTTACCCGCCGACTTTCGACAAGTTCAAGGACCGTACCGGAGCTCCGGCCGGGCTGAGCGACGACCAGGTACCCACCTACAACAGCTATGACAATGCCGTGCTGTACAACGATTTCGTGGTATCGAGCCTGATCAAGGACTTCGCCAAAACCGACCCTAACGGCTTTCTGCTGTACTTGTCCGACCATGGTGAAGACGTGTTCGACTCTGCCGGCCACGACACACTCGGCCGCAACGAAGCCAAGCCGACAGCGCCGATGTACACCATTCCGTTTATGGCCTGGGCCTCACCCAAATGGCGTGAAAGCCATGCCTGGAATTTCGCCAGCGACCTGGGGCGTCCTTACAGCAGCTCACAGCTCATCCACACCTGGGCAGACCTGGCCGGGCTGAGTGCTAACGAGTTGGATGACAAGAAGAGCCTGGTCAGCGACCAATTTGTGGCACGCCCGCAATTGATCGGCGATCCCTACTCGCGCCCGCAAAAAGCTTTGATCGACTTCAGCCTGCTCAAACCTAAACCTGCGGCACCGCAAAACGTGGTCACACAGTAA
- a CDS encoding transporter substrate-binding domain-containing protein codes for MKFLVLQGLLITLFVLGLPCAVAEPATPTLQLLGRSNVEAYNVVLEAPDWQWLKQHGTLRLGVSAPDYAPFDMTANGQDFEGLTADYAQLLSELLHVNIEVKRYGSRPLAMDALKSGELDLLSSANGFEAQDRKLVLTQPYADDSPTLVTRSGSQQALPADLAGKRLAMLDHYLPPQKVKAFYPKALLQLYPSTLSAIGAVAFGQADAYLGDFISANYLINKNYLNNVQLADFSRIDVSPFSFALARDNTRLLRIINSALAVIPASERMTIVRRWSSEGAQVDSHARLTLTSNEQRWLNEHPRVRVAINDQYLPLSFIDEHGAFKGVSADVLFNIGVRTGIEFESVKGDSVEDLIRLVSTGKADVIGAFTPSAYREGLLSFTRPYLTTPFVLVTRIEPGSPGTLDEMAGQRLVLVRGNVLREFVLHRYPGIQLLEADNAADAMSMVAQGKADGAINALISARYMISRRFNEQLHITSTVGTQPAQIGFATARDAPELHAILDKALLSITPEEMSVLTNRWRDDSREGESYWLRNRAAIIQGFSIAAALLLVALGWIAYLRRTIAKRQQLLEQVQIAKQSADEANRAKTTFLATMSHEIRTPMNAVIGMLELAMKKADTGVMDRFAIEVASGAARELLDLIGDILDIARIESGHLSLSPKRANVQALIEAVIRMFDGLARQKRLSLVYERNASGLDVDVLIDPMRFKQIVSNVLSNAIKFTDAGEIRLTLSVRAQPDEQQVLIEVRVQDTGTGISDQDQRRLFSPFVQASNNTQSARSGSGLGLVICRALCEMMGGTIRLSSDLGKGTLVNVILVVPRLEPLVEPAVPETETWTSPRSLNILVVDDYPANRMLLSQQLSYLGHRVTDAENGAQGLAAWRVGGFEVIITDCNMPVMNGYDLAREVRREERERGLEPCLVFGFTANAQPEEVERCREAGMDQCLFKPISLKDLNVCLTSGVLSAQPEADADQPSVDEDEINLTYLKQLAQGDDTQLHGLLAELALSNSQDLVRLVAFFVKDDYRGLAELAHGIKGGAGLVKASALIACCEQLEAACVQADPRLITTCVDALHSSMEHLGEALERYAVAHETR; via the coding sequence ATGAAGTTCCTTGTGCTGCAAGGACTTTTAATCACGTTGTTTGTTCTTGGCTTGCCATGCGCTGTTGCAGAGCCCGCGACCCCCACATTGCAGTTGTTGGGCCGCTCGAATGTTGAGGCCTATAACGTAGTGCTTGAGGCGCCAGACTGGCAGTGGCTCAAGCAACACGGCACCTTGCGCCTGGGGGTTTCCGCTCCCGATTACGCCCCCTTTGACATGACCGCCAATGGCCAGGACTTTGAAGGGCTGACCGCGGATTACGCGCAACTGCTGTCAGAGTTATTGCACGTCAATATCGAGGTTAAGCGCTACGGCTCAAGGCCGCTGGCGATGGACGCGCTCAAAAGTGGCGAACTGGACCTGTTGAGCAGCGCCAATGGCTTTGAGGCGCAAGACCGCAAGTTGGTGCTGACCCAGCCTTACGCCGACGACTCCCCAACGCTGGTGACCCGCAGTGGTAGTCAACAGGCACTGCCCGCCGACCTGGCGGGCAAGCGGCTGGCCATGCTTGATCACTATTTACCGCCGCAAAAGGTCAAGGCGTTTTACCCCAAGGCCCTGTTGCAGTTATACCCCTCGACCTTGAGTGCCATCGGCGCTGTGGCGTTTGGCCAGGCCGATGCTTACCTGGGTGACTTCATCAGTGCCAATTACCTGATCAACAAGAACTACCTGAATAACGTGCAATTGGCCGACTTTTCACGCATAGACGTCAGCCCGTTTTCGTTTGCGCTGGCGCGTGATAACACGCGCTTGCTGCGCATCATCAATAGCGCGCTGGCCGTGATTCCGGCCAGCGAGCGAATGACCATTGTGCGGCGCTGGAGTTCGGAGGGGGCGCAGGTGGATAGCCATGCGCGGCTGACGCTGACCTCCAATGAGCAGCGCTGGCTGAATGAGCATCCGCGTGTGCGGGTGGCGATCAATGATCAATACCTGCCGTTGTCGTTTATCGACGAACACGGGGCGTTTAAAGGCGTGAGTGCAGACGTGCTGTTCAATATCGGGGTTCGCACCGGTATCGAGTTCGAGTCGGTGAAAGGCGACTCGGTCGAAGACTTGATTCGCCTGGTCAGCACCGGCAAAGCCGATGTGATCGGTGCATTTACCCCCAGCGCGTATCGCGAAGGTCTGTTGAGTTTTACCCGGCCTTATCTGACGACCCCTTTTGTACTGGTTACCCGCATCGAGCCCGGCAGCCCTGGCACATTGGATGAGATGGCCGGCCAGCGGCTGGTTCTGGTACGGGGCAATGTGTTGCGCGAATTTGTGTTGCACCGCTATCCGGGCATTCAACTGCTTGAAGCGGATAACGCGGCAGACGCCATGAGCATGGTCGCGCAGGGTAAGGCGGATGGCGCCATCAATGCGTTGATCAGTGCGCGCTACATGATCTCGCGGCGTTTTAATGAGCAGTTGCACATCACCAGCACCGTCGGCACCCAGCCCGCGCAGATTGGTTTTGCTACCGCGCGTGATGCTCCTGAGTTGCATGCGATTCTGGATAAAGCCTTACTCAGTATTACTCCGGAAGAAATGAGTGTGCTGACCAATCGCTGGCGCGATGACAGCCGTGAAGGTGAAAGTTACTGGCTGCGCAATCGGGCAGCGATTATTCAAGGCTTTTCCATCGCGGCCGCCTTGCTGCTGGTCGCACTGGGCTGGATTGCCTACTTGCGCAGGACCATAGCCAAGCGCCAGCAACTGTTGGAGCAGGTGCAAATCGCCAAGCAAAGTGCCGATGAGGCGAATCGTGCGAAAACCACTTTTCTGGCGACCATGAGCCATGAAATTCGCACCCCCATGAATGCGGTGATTGGCATGCTCGAACTGGCCATGAAAAAGGCCGACACGGGGGTGATGGACCGTTTTGCAATTGAAGTGGCCTCGGGAGCCGCCCGCGAATTGCTGGATTTGATTGGCGATATTCTGGACATCGCGCGTATCGAGTCAGGGCACCTGTCATTGAGCCCAAAACGCGCCAATGTGCAGGCGCTGATAGAAGCGGTCATACGCATGTTTGATGGTCTGGCGCGGCAGAAGCGCTTGAGCCTGGTGTATGAACGGAACGCATCTGGGTTGGATGTCGATGTGTTGATCGACCCGATGCGCTTCAAACAGATCGTTTCCAACGTATTGAGCAATGCCATCAAGTTCACTGATGCGGGTGAGATCCGCCTAACGTTGAGCGTACGGGCCCAGCCTGATGAGCAGCAGGTGTTGATTGAGGTTCGGGTACAAGACACCGGCACAGGCATTTCTGATCAGGACCAACGTCGATTGTTCAGTCCGTTTGTTCAGGCCAGTAACAACACGCAGTCGGCGCGCAGCGGCTCAGGCCTGGGGTTGGTCATTTGCCGTGCGCTTTGCGAAATGATGGGGGGCACGATTCGTCTGAGCAGCGATTTGGGCAAGGGGACTCTCGTAAACGTCATACTCGTGGTGCCGCGTCTTGAACCCCTCGTTGAGCCTGCTGTTCCCGAGACAGAGACGTGGACCTCTCCGCGGTCGTTGAACATTTTGGTAGTGGATGATTACCCGGCCAACCGGATGCTCTTGTCTCAACAGTTGAGTTACCTGGGGCATCGTGTGACGGATGCTGAAAATGGCGCACAAGGCCTTGCTGCGTGGCGCGTTGGCGGCTTTGAAGTGATCATTACTGATTGCAACATGCCGGTCATGAACGGCTATGATTTGGCTCGTGAGGTGCGGCGCGAAGAGCGGGAAAGAGGGCTTGAGCCCTGCCTTGTGTTTGGTTTTACGGCCAATGCACAGCCTGAAGAAGTTGAACGTTGCCGAGAGGCGGGGATGGATCAGTGCCTGTTCAAGCCCATCAGCCTGAAGGATTTGAATGTTTGCCTGACGTCTGGCGTGCTCAGCGCGCAGCCGGAGGCGGATGCCGATCAGCCCTCGGTGGATGAGGATGAGATCAATCTGACCTACCTCAAGCAACTGGCCCAAGGCGATGACACACAGCTTCACGGCTTACTGGCCGAGTTGGCACTCAGTAACAGCCAGGATCTTGTGCGACTGGTGGCGTTTTTTGTTAAAGATGATTATCGCGGGTTGGCTGAATTGGCACATGGGATCAAAGGCGGGGCGGGGTTGGTCAAGGCCAGCGCGTTGATTGCGTGTTGCGAACAATTGGAAGCGGCGTGCGTTCAGGCCGACCCGCGACTGATTACCACCTGTGTAGACGCTTTGCATAGCAGCATGGAGCATCTTGGCGAGGCTTTGGAACGTTATGCAGTTGCCCATGAAACGCGTTGA
- the zwf gene encoding glucose-6-phosphate dehydrogenase, which translates to MTELSSKSNVKPAPPTTLFLFGAHGDLVKRLLMPALYNLSRDGLLDDGLRIVGVDHNAISDEGFAKKLEDFIRTEAASKVDRPDGQGLNADLWARLAKNISYVQGDFLDDSTYAALEQKIFASGSGNAVFYLATAPRFFSEVVQRLGASGLLKETPDAFRRVVIEKPFGSDVETAHALNACLLSVMSEKQIYRIDHYLGKETVQNILVSRFSNGLFESFWNNHYIDHVQITAAETVGVETRGSFYENTGALRDMLPNHLFQLLAMVAMEPPAAFGADAVRGEKAKVIGAIRPWSLEDAHKNSVRGQYTAGESGGKPVAGYREENNVAADSTTETFVALKVMIDNWRWVGVPFYLRTGKRMSARDTEIAICFKPAPYAQFRDTEVERLKPNYLRIQIQPNEGMWFDLQAKRPGPGLHMANIELGFAYKDFFEMQPSTGYETLIYDCLTGDQTLFQRADNIENGWRGVQPFLDAWRERADVHPYKAGEDGPEAAKDLLARDGRVWLNIG; encoded by the coding sequence ATGACCGAACTGTCCAGCAAATCCAACGTTAAACCTGCGCCCCCGACCACACTGTTTTTGTTCGGGGCTCATGGTGATCTGGTAAAGCGCTTGTTAATGCCGGCGCTGTACAACTTGAGTCGGGACGGTTTGCTGGACGATGGTTTGCGTATTGTGGGCGTTGACCACAATGCGATCAGTGATGAGGGCTTTGCTAAAAAACTGGAGGACTTCATTCGCACGGAGGCCGCCAGCAAAGTCGATCGTCCTGATGGTCAAGGCTTGAACGCCGATTTATGGGCCCGCTTGGCCAAGAACATCAGTTATGTGCAGGGCGACTTTCTCGACGACAGCACCTATGCGGCGCTGGAGCAGAAGATTTTCGCCAGTGGCTCTGGCAACGCGGTGTTCTACCTGGCAACTGCCCCGCGCTTTTTCAGCGAAGTGGTGCAGCGGCTGGGGGCGAGCGGGTTGCTTAAAGAAACCCCGGATGCGTTTCGCCGGGTGGTTATTGAAAAACCTTTTGGCTCAGACGTCGAAACCGCGCACGCGTTGAACGCATGCCTGTTGAGCGTCATGAGCGAGAAGCAGATCTACCGGATTGACCATTATCTGGGCAAGGAAACCGTGCAGAACATTCTGGTTAGCCGGTTCTCCAACGGGTTGTTCGAATCGTTCTGGAACAATCATTACATTGACCATGTACAGATCACGGCGGCAGAAACCGTCGGGGTCGAGACCCGTGGCAGCTTTTACGAAAACACCGGCGCCTTGCGCGACATGTTGCCCAATCACCTGTTTCAGCTATTGGCGATGGTGGCGATGGAGCCGCCAGCCGCTTTTGGCGCCGACGCGGTGCGTGGCGAGAAAGCCAAGGTAATTGGCGCGATTCGCCCATGGTCGCTGGAAGATGCACACAAAAACTCGGTCCGTGGCCAGTACACGGCGGGCGAGTCAGGCGGTAAACCTGTTGCCGGTTATCGCGAAGAGAACAATGTGGCCGCTGACAGCACGACCGAGACCTTTGTGGCGCTCAAGGTGATGATCGACAACTGGCGTTGGGTCGGCGTGCCGTTTTACCTGCGCACCGGCAAGCGCATGAGTGCGCGTGACACTGAAATCGCTATTTGCTTCAAGCCAGCGCCTTATGCGCAATTTCGCGACACAGAAGTGGAGCGGTTGAAACCCAACTATCTGCGTATCCAGATTCAGCCCAACGAAGGTATGTGGTTTGACTTACAGGCCAAACGTCCGGGGCCGGGTTTACACATGGCCAATATCGAGCTGGGATTTGCCTACAAGGACTTCTTCGAAATGCAGCCCTCAACGGGCTACGAAACGCTGATTTATGACTGCCTGACGGGCGATCAAACCTTGTTTCAGCGGGCCGATAACATCGAAAACGGCTGGCGCGGCGTGCAGCCTTTCCTGGATGCGTGGCGCGAGCGGGCGGATGTTCATCCCTATAAGGCCGGAGAGGATGGGCCTGAAGCTGCAAAAGACCTGCTGGCTCGCGATGGTCGCGTGTGGCTGAACATAGGATAA